The following proteins come from a genomic window of Rhodoligotrophos sp. CJ14:
- a CDS encoding sulfotransferase family 2 domain-containing protein, with translation MILSHKHRFIFLKTRKTASTSIELVLFPHCGDDDIITPLTPTELTRRVGHRARNHLRPILALDPRPLIHEFYPIEGWKWVDFHDHIRAEDIREYVGEKIWRSYYKFSFDRNIYDRQVSWYHYRTKTPKSARRWPDFPTFLHRSHRAKVDNYQIYTIDGKVAVDFIGNYETLATDLKTVMRTLGLPQPAQMPFAKRGVRPESSRAYRSYYNNRTRALVESWYPGELSLFGHEF, from the coding sequence GTGATTCTGTCACACAAACATCGGTTCATATTCCTCAAGACACGGAAGACCGCCAGCACCAGCATCGAGCTGGTTCTGTTTCCTCATTGCGGGGACGATGACATCATCACACCGCTCACGCCGACGGAACTCACCCGGCGCGTCGGGCATCGTGCACGCAATCATCTTCGGCCAATCTTGGCCCTGGATCCGCGTCCTCTCATCCATGAGTTCTACCCCATAGAGGGATGGAAATGGGTGGACTTCCACGACCACATCCGGGCTGAGGACATCCGGGAATATGTCGGGGAGAAAATCTGGCGCAGCTATTACAAGTTCAGCTTCGACCGGAATATCTATGATCGCCAGGTGTCCTGGTACCATTACCGGACGAAGACACCGAAGAGCGCGCGCCGCTGGCCGGACTTTCCGACCTTCCTTCACCGATCGCACCGGGCCAAGGTCGACAATTATCAGATCTATACGATCGACGGGAAGGTGGCGGTCGACTTCATCGGCAATTATGAGACGCTCGCGACTGACCTGAAAACGGTCATGCGCACTCTGGGATTGCCCCAGCCTGCGCAGATGCCCTTCGCCAAGCGAGGTGTGCGACCCGAGAGCTCGCGAGCCTATCGCTCCTACTACAACAACCGCACACGCGCCCTTGTTGAGAGCTGGTATCCGGGTGAGCTCTCGCTCTTCGGACACGAGTTCTGA
- a CDS encoding APC family permease, which translates to MVSDPGVLNDAAFSRRVQGQTQKLKREAGVIGLLYAGVGGMIGFGWLFGPLSAAQQAGPLSIAAWIIGGVAVLMLALVYAELATMFPRSGALVHMSHLSHGRLVGRIWGWILILAYITIAPVEAIAILSYSEAYLPGLIDPVTTTLTPKGIVAAIVLLALMVGLNFLAIRHVLNMNSTATWWKLAVPIGTIIVLLSASYHPENFTVVHPAATWDGVFTAVSTAGIFFSLFGFRQAIDLAGETKNPGRYLPVAVIGTVVIGTVLYVALQFAFIAALDPTMVKEQGWAALHFDHLTGPFAALTLAVGATWWAVILYSDAIVSPAACGFIYTTTASRILMATGETGDLPRALSRVNRFGVPWLALLMTFGLGALFFFPFPSWHKLVGYISSITVLSYGIGPILLLRLRMSMPEAPRAFALWGAWIIAPLAFISSNFIIFWAGFETVNFLFMLLGVFFLAYLVYFFFITDDRSEDLDWQHALWLLPYFGGMWLISAIGPVDLGGSGMVSFMTGVVLVSLLSLLVLVLALANTLPETRMREEMKMVVGESAATDPHIVS; encoded by the coding sequence ATGGTTTCAGATCCCGGTGTTCTCAACGACGCTGCTTTTTCCCGCAGAGTTCAAGGCCAGACCCAGAAATTGAAGCGGGAGGCCGGCGTCATTGGGCTGCTCTATGCCGGAGTGGGTGGAATGATAGGCTTTGGCTGGCTGTTTGGGCCTCTCAGTGCCGCACAACAAGCTGGTCCGCTGAGCATTGCCGCGTGGATCATTGGTGGCGTCGCTGTTCTGATGTTGGCGCTCGTCTATGCTGAACTGGCAACGATGTTTCCGCGAAGCGGTGCGCTGGTGCATATGAGCCATTTGAGCCACGGCAGGCTCGTCGGCCGCATTTGGGGATGGATCCTCATTCTCGCCTACATCACCATCGCCCCTGTAGAGGCCATCGCCATACTGAGCTACTCGGAAGCCTACCTTCCGGGGCTCATCGACCCGGTCACAACCACATTGACGCCCAAAGGCATTGTTGCCGCCATCGTTCTCCTCGCACTCATGGTCGGCCTCAATTTCCTTGCGATCAGGCATGTGCTCAACATGAACAGCACGGCGACATGGTGGAAATTGGCAGTGCCAATTGGCACCATCATTGTGCTCTTGAGCGCCTCATATCATCCCGAGAATTTTACCGTGGTCCATCCGGCCGCAACCTGGGATGGCGTGTTCACCGCTGTTTCGACGGCTGGGATCTTCTTCAGCCTGTTCGGCTTCAGACAGGCCATCGATCTTGCGGGTGAGACGAAGAATCCTGGCCGATATTTGCCCGTCGCCGTGATTGGTACCGTCGTGATCGGCACGGTTCTCTATGTCGCCCTGCAGTTTGCGTTCATCGCCGCGCTTGATCCCACCATGGTCAAGGAGCAAGGCTGGGCGGCACTGCATTTCGACCATCTGACCGGCCCATTTGCGGCCCTGACCCTGGCGGTCGGAGCCACATGGTGGGCGGTGATCCTATATTCAGATGCAATCGTCTCCCCTGCAGCGTGTGGCTTCATCTATACGACTACCGCTTCCCGGATTCTCATGGCGACGGGTGAGACGGGCGACCTTCCAAGGGCCCTGAGTCGTGTCAATCGGTTCGGCGTACCCTGGCTGGCGCTTCTGATGACCTTCGGCCTGGGAGCCCTGTTCTTCTTTCCGTTCCCGTCATGGCACAAGCTCGTCGGCTATATTTCGTCGATCACCGTACTGTCTTACGGAATCGGGCCGATCCTGCTGCTCCGGCTGCGCATGTCGATGCCTGAGGCTCCGCGAGCCTTTGCTCTGTGGGGCGCCTGGATCATCGCGCCACTGGCGTTCATATCCTCAAACTTCATCATCTTCTGGGCCGGCTTCGAGACCGTGAACTTCCTGTTCATGCTGCTGGGCGTGTTCTTTCTCGCCTATCTCGTCTATTTCTTCTTCATCACCGATGACCGGTCGGAGGATCTCGATTGGCAGCACGCTCTGTGGCTGTTGCCCTATTTCGGGGGCATGTGGCTGATCAGTGCGATTGGACCGGTTGATCTCGGTGGCAGTGGCATGGTCTCGTTCATGACCGGTGTGGTCTTGGTCAGCCTGCTGAGCCTTCTGGTACTGGTTCTGGCCTTGGCCAATACTCTGCCGGAGACCCGGATGCGTGAGGAGATGAAGATGGTTGTAGGCGAGTCCGCAGCCACGGACCCGCACATTGTGTCCTGA
- a CDS encoding NAD(P)/FAD-dependent oxidoreductase: MSQGGISPERPVVVIGAGIVGVCCAAYLVREGLPVVLTDRRGPGEMTSFGNLGGIQNLAATPIALPGMLRDVPRWLLDPDGPLHVRPAYLPQVLPWLWRFWRQSEPERVLHNAKALNDLNRRSAECHLELARWAGLEHLFKIPGQLYLWTSRAYYDQSTFSRRIWASTGQPFDEIGPAEIREMEPGLAPVFEVGLRIPGNGYCRDPFGLAKGLAAKAVSEGAQFIQAEANGFRTSGGMLTGVETDRGVIDAGAVVLALGMWSKRLASSLGYHVPLESHRGYHVTIANPGIQLGSMCLVIDKKVAITPMTSGLRIGGTVEFAGLDALPDYRRARQFLALGKQLISGLDTSTHQEWMGHRPCLPDSLPVIGRTQRFGNLYCAFGHGHMGLLGSAPTGSIIADLIAGRSPSTQLEPFRIERF; this comes from the coding sequence ATGAGCCAGGGGGGCATCAGCCCGGAACGCCCGGTTGTCGTGATCGGGGCGGGAATTGTTGGTGTGTGCTGCGCGGCCTATTTGGTCCGCGAAGGCTTGCCCGTCGTGTTGACCGATCGGCGCGGGCCCGGCGAGATGACCTCCTTCGGCAATCTCGGCGGCATTCAGAACCTTGCGGCAACACCCATCGCCCTTCCCGGCATGCTGCGGGATGTGCCCCGCTGGCTCCTCGATCCGGATGGCCCGCTCCATGTCCGCCCCGCTTATCTGCCCCAGGTTCTTCCCTGGCTCTGGCGCTTCTGGCGTCAATCCGAGCCGGAGCGGGTGCTGCATAACGCTAAGGCGCTGAATGATCTGAACCGCCGCTCAGCGGAGTGCCATCTGGAGCTCGCGCGCTGGGCCGGCCTCGAGCATCTCTTCAAGATCCCGGGCCAGCTCTATCTCTGGACCTCGCGCGCCTATTACGATCAGAGCACATTTTCCCGTCGCATCTGGGCATCGACCGGCCAGCCCTTCGATGAGATCGGTCCCGCGGAAATTCGCGAGATGGAGCCGGGCCTTGCCCCGGTATTCGAGGTCGGCCTTCGGATTCCCGGCAATGGATACTGCCGCGATCCCTTTGGCCTGGCGAAAGGCTTGGCCGCGAAAGCCGTCAGCGAGGGCGCGCAGTTCATTCAAGCCGAAGCGAATGGCTTTCGGACATCCGGCGGTATGCTGACCGGGGTCGAAACCGATCGCGGCGTGATCGATGCGGGTGCCGTGGTCCTTGCGCTCGGCATGTGGTCGAAGCGCCTGGCCTCGTCATTGGGCTATCACGTGCCGCTGGAAAGCCATCGTGGCTATCACGTGACCATTGCCAATCCCGGGATTCAGCTTGGCTCAATGTGCCTGGTGATCGATAAGAAAGTCGCCATCACGCCCATGACGAGCGGCCTCAGGATTGGCGGCACTGTCGAATTTGCCGGTCTCGATGCGCTGCCCGACTATCGCCGCGCCCGGCAATTCCTCGCATTGGGCAAGCAGCTCATCAGCGGGCTCGACACCTCGACTCACCAGGAATGGATGGGCCATCGCCCCTGCCTGCCGGACAGCTTGCCCGTGATCGGCCGCACCCAGCGTTTTGGTAATCTCTATTGCGCCTTCGGCCATGGCCATATGGGATTGCTCGGATCGGCGCCCACCGGTAGCATTATCGCAGACCTGATTGCGGGCCGGTCCCCGTCCACGCAGCTCGAACCATTCCGTATCGAGCGCTTCTGA
- a CDS encoding ABC transporter permease — MTAIVARLVGFQRPSWLKLPLIVGILVLLFWFVVAFTIDLWSPYSPLQMVGRRLQPPSLEHWLGTDALGRDVLSRTLYGAQQSIPTAIIVVLIAVAIGSLLGGIAGFWGGWVGAIIMRLVDITLSFPAILLAMAVAAGLGPGLRNATIAMVLVWWPVFARLMRAQVLEVKQRDHVEAAIASGVPPWRVFITHVLSLCWTPILVHATMDLGQVVLLAASLSFIGLGATPPTPEWGAMIAEGATQFYQWWIAFGPGIAILTLVLGFNFVGDGLRDALDRRGR, encoded by the coding sequence ATGACCGCAATCGTCGCCAGGCTCGTCGGATTTCAGCGCCCCTCCTGGCTGAAACTGCCTCTCATCGTCGGCATCCTGGTTCTGCTGTTCTGGTTTGTCGTCGCCTTCACCATCGACCTGTGGTCGCCCTATTCACCCCTGCAGATGGTGGGCCGCCGCCTTCAGCCCCCGAGCCTCGAGCATTGGCTCGGCACGGACGCTTTGGGCCGCGATGTGCTCTCGCGAACCCTTTATGGCGCACAGCAATCGATACCGACGGCGATCATCGTGGTTCTCATTGCGGTTGCCATCGGGTCGCTGCTCGGCGGTATCGCCGGCTTCTGGGGCGGCTGGGTCGGCGCCATCATCATGCGGCTCGTCGACATCACCCTGTCCTTCCCGGCGATACTGCTGGCTATGGCGGTGGCCGCGGGTCTGGGCCCAGGCCTGCGCAACGCCACCATCGCCATGGTTCTCGTGTGGTGGCCGGTCTTTGCCCGGCTCATGCGCGCCCAGGTGCTTGAGGTGAAACAGCGCGATCACGTGGAAGCCGCCATCGCAAGCGGTGTACCGCCATGGCGTGTGTTCATCACCCACGTCCTGTCTCTCTGCTGGACACCCATTCTCGTCCACGCCACGATGGATCTCGGGCAGGTGGTGCTTCTGGCAGCATCCCTGAGCTTCATCGGATTGGGCGCGACGCCGCCCACTCCGGAATGGGGCGCGATGATTGCGGAAGGCGCGACCCAGTTCTATCAGTGGTGGATCGCCTTCGGTCCGGGCATAGCCATTCTCACCCTGGTCTTGGGCTTCAATTTCGTCGGTGATGGCTTGCGCGATGCTCTCGATCGAAGAGGCCGCTGA
- a CDS encoding PLP-dependent aminotransferase family protein: MADHDTIQLSLPDGKGPLHERLADAVQHLIASGRYCRGDRLPTHREIARGANVAIGTVTKAIDLLERRGVLRGETGRGTFVNLPVTPDDEPVDLSFNAPLPVIDEATFRSASSIAAGRLGGVPNGGYPEPGGGRSQRDGLAAWLAATRLTADPDDMLISIGGQHAIHLAMADLSSITKMIATEAATFSGAIAAARNLGLSLCAVDHDDQGMIPAELESMLKETNCKAIYLTPVCQNPFGFEMGADRRQDVLDICRRYDAYIIEDDIYSIYAQSKSKTFHEMDAERVYYLNGLSKSLTPLIRVGVLIPPRERRSAIAARIRAETWGSSPLDVEIARALIEAGVHLKARDILRSEAEYRIGLASKVLGLKVLPMPEGSPHIWLPMATAAAEKLARRALERGVRVTPPDAVAVGGDKSGGVRLCLMAPAQRSSLERALRVLADLSRNPSTEVV, from the coding sequence GTGGCTGATCACGACACAATTCAACTCTCGCTGCCCGACGGAAAAGGTCCGCTTCATGAAAGACTTGCCGACGCGGTCCAGCACCTGATCGCTTCAGGCCGGTATTGCCGCGGCGACCGGCTTCCCACCCATCGCGAGATCGCCCGGGGCGCCAATGTGGCGATCGGGACGGTGACCAAGGCGATCGATCTTCTTGAAAGGCGCGGCGTGCTGCGCGGTGAAACCGGTCGCGGCACTTTCGTCAATCTGCCGGTGACGCCTGACGATGAACCGGTCGATCTCAGCTTCAATGCCCCCCTACCCGTCATCGATGAAGCCACGTTCCGTTCGGCCAGCAGCATTGCGGCGGGGCGCTTGGGTGGTGTTCCCAATGGCGGTTATCCCGAGCCAGGCGGCGGCCGCTCTCAACGGGACGGTCTCGCGGCGTGGCTGGCAGCAACGAGGCTCACTGCCGATCCCGACGACATGCTGATCAGCATTGGCGGGCAGCATGCCATTCATCTGGCCATGGCGGACCTGAGCAGCATCACCAAGATGATCGCAACCGAGGCTGCGACATTCTCCGGGGCGATCGCCGCTGCCAGAAATCTCGGTCTTTCACTCTGTGCAGTTGACCATGATGATCAGGGCATGATCCCGGCCGAGCTCGAGAGCATGCTCAAGGAGACCAACTGCAAGGCCATCTATCTCACGCCGGTTTGTCAAAATCCGTTCGGCTTCGAGATGGGAGCGGACAGGCGGCAAGACGTTCTCGATATCTGCAGGCGATATGATGCCTATATCATCGAGGACGATATCTACAGCATCTATGCACAGTCGAAGAGCAAGACCTTCCACGAAATGGATGCTGAACGGGTTTACTATCTGAACGGCCTTTCAAAATCTCTCACGCCATTGATTCGTGTGGGCGTGCTGATCCCGCCGCGCGAGCGTCGGTCGGCGATTGCAGCGCGCATCCGCGCGGAGACATGGGGCAGCTCGCCTTTGGATGTCGAGATCGCCCGCGCGCTCATCGAGGCCGGGGTTCACTTGAAGGCCAGAGACATTCTTCGCTCGGAAGCGGAATATCGGATTGGGCTCGCCAGCAAGGTGCTTGGCTTGAAGGTCCTGCCGATGCCCGAGGGATCGCCACATATATGGCTTCCGATGGCCACGGCCGCAGCGGAAAAATTGGCGCGGCGCGCGCTAGAGCGCGGGGTTCGCGTCACGCCTCCCGATGCAGTCGCGGTCGGCGGGGACAAATCCGGAGGCGTCAGGCTCTGCCTGATGGCCCCCGCGCAGAGATCGAGCCTGGAGCGCGCCCTTCGGGTGCTGGCCGATCTGAGCCGAAACCCGTCAACCGAAGTCGTGTGA
- a CDS encoding M20 aminoacylase family protein, which produces MPIKPEIADFEAEMRAWRRDLHTHPELGFEEERTSAFVARQLRAFGLDEVVERIGGTGVVGVLHGRGGAGDNSGPRIGLRADMDALPIEEENEFSYRSQVPGKMHACGHDGHTTMLLGAAKYLASHRNFRGTVHFIFQPAEEGLGGAQRMLDDGLFERFPCDGVYGLHNWPQLPAGTFAVRAGPAMAAADRFDVTVTGRGAHGAMPHLSIDPLLAAVDMVSALQSVVSRNVDPLDSAVVSITQIHSGTTHNIIPAEARFGGTARSFRPETRDFLERRIREIVTGIAEAHGTTATVSFIRQMSATINSPQQTEWARAVAADLVGGEAVRTDIPPSMGAEDFGEMLLQVPGNYIWLGQGKGPGTPMLHTSKYDFNDEVLTLGASYWAALVETLAPLRLTPG; this is translated from the coding sequence ATGCCGATAAAGCCTGAAATTGCTGATTTTGAAGCGGAAATGCGGGCCTGGCGCCGCGACCTGCATACCCATCCCGAGCTGGGCTTCGAGGAAGAGCGAACCAGCGCGTTCGTTGCACGGCAGCTCAGGGCGTTCGGCCTCGACGAGGTGGTGGAACGCATTGGTGGCACCGGCGTGGTTGGCGTATTGCACGGGCGCGGTGGAGCCGGCGACAATAGCGGCCCGAGAATTGGCCTTCGCGCCGATATGGACGCCCTTCCGATCGAGGAGGAGAACGAGTTTTCATATCGCTCCCAGGTTCCCGGCAAGATGCACGCTTGCGGCCATGACGGCCACACGACGATGCTGTTGGGCGCGGCCAAATACCTGGCCAGCCATCGCAATTTCCGCGGCACTGTCCATTTCATCTTTCAGCCGGCGGAAGAAGGTCTCGGCGGTGCCCAGCGCATGCTGGATGACGGGCTGTTCGAGCGCTTTCCCTGCGATGGCGTCTACGGCCTGCACAATTGGCCGCAGCTGCCCGCCGGCACTTTCGCCGTAAGGGCAGGACCGGCAATGGCCGCAGCTGACCGATTTGACGTGACTGTGACGGGCCGCGGCGCGCATGGCGCCATGCCGCATCTTTCGATCGACCCCCTGCTGGCAGCGGTGGATATGGTAAGCGCGCTGCAATCCGTGGTCAGCCGCAATGTCGATCCCCTCGACAGCGCCGTGGTGAGCATCACTCAGATCCATAGCGGCACAACGCACAATATCATCCCGGCGGAAGCTCGGTTCGGCGGTACGGCACGCTCGTTCCGGCCCGAGACCCGCGACTTCCTCGAGCGCCGGATCCGCGAGATCGTGACTGGGATTGCTGAGGCCCACGGCACCACCGCCACGGTCAGTTTTATCAGGCAGATGTCGGCCACGATCAACAGCCCGCAGCAGACGGAATGGGCGAGAGCGGTTGCCGCTGATCTGGTGGGAGGCGAGGCTGTTCGCACCGACATACCGCCATCCATGGGTGCTGAGGATTTCGGCGAGATGCTCCTGCAGGTTCCCGGCAACTACATTTGGTTGGGCCAAGGCAAGGGACCGGGTACGCCCATGCTGCATACGTCTAAATATGACTTCAATGACGAGGTGTTGACCCTCGGTGCATCCTATTGGGCAGCTCTGGTGGAAACCCTGGCCCCATTGCGGCTCACGCCGGGCTGA
- a CDS encoding ABC transporter substrate-binding protein codes for MVSAPFRAARSFLVAAALFAMPAWGVGPAAAQSPSDKTLVIARDMDLNSLDPGRAFCDTCQLYIGATYQRLVNLSPDNKSFIPELAKSWEFNDTLTEYTFHLDPNAKFSDGSPVEAKDVKWSWERLKNLKGSAALRMTGVTAIETPDTHTVVVKLAAPDSDILAKAADAYTVILNSDVVKEHGGTDAADANTADQAEKWLLTQSAGSGPYVLESYKPNSEVRLKRNENFWGKQPFYAGLVLKQSKDAVSQMQMLQNGDADLAMQIDMQTVKTIDDPKITVTQAPSLATIYLALSPGAKGLATPLAPKVREAIALAIDYEKMIEFAGNGAGKLQPSPLHSAFFNDLPLPEPKRDVEKAKALLAEAGVPDGFKIVAAFPAMNAYGVDLTLAMQLIQQNLADIGVEVELQPVTFPVFRERITGDGIPMTVSYAIPGFFGPSNMVNFFAMMPDTVWAKRAHAERDPSIINPKEAEIYKQALAATGEKRDELYHQLAGEMTKDRIIIPLINPDNLLVHRAGLKGVRGSVCCLLPVGELSE; via the coding sequence ATGGTTTCCGCTCCGTTCCGTGCAGCGCGGTCGTTCCTTGTGGCCGCCGCACTTTTTGCAATGCCGGCATGGGGGGTGGGCCCAGCGGCGGCGCAGAGCCCGTCCGATAAGACGCTGGTCATCGCGCGCGACATGGATCTCAACTCGCTCGATCCGGGCCGCGCCTTTTGTGACACCTGCCAGCTCTATATCGGGGCCACCTACCAGCGGCTGGTGAATCTCTCGCCCGACAACAAGTCATTCATTCCCGAGCTTGCGAAATCCTGGGAATTCAACGACACCCTGACCGAATACACCTTCCATCTCGACCCGAATGCGAAATTCTCCGATGGGAGCCCGGTCGAGGCGAAGGACGTGAAATGGTCCTGGGAGCGGCTCAAGAACCTGAAGGGCAGCGCTGCCCTGCGCATGACCGGTGTCACCGCGATCGAAACGCCGGATACCCACACTGTGGTCGTCAAACTGGCCGCGCCGGATTCGGACATCCTGGCCAAGGCTGCCGATGCCTATACCGTCATTCTGAACAGTGACGTGGTGAAGGAGCATGGCGGCACGGACGCGGCAGATGCCAACACCGCCGACCAGGCGGAGAAATGGCTGCTGACGCAGTCCGCCGGCAGCGGTCCTTATGTCCTCGAGAGCTACAAGCCGAACAGCGAGGTTCGGCTGAAGCGCAATGAGAATTTCTGGGGCAAGCAGCCCTTCTATGCCGGGCTCGTCCTGAAGCAGTCCAAGGACGCGGTCAGCCAGATGCAGATGCTGCAGAATGGCGATGCTGATCTCGCCATGCAGATTGACATGCAGACGGTGAAGACCATTGATGATCCCAAGATCACCGTCACGCAGGCGCCCTCGCTCGCCACGATCTATTTGGCCCTGAGCCCCGGCGCGAAGGGCCTCGCGACGCCGCTCGCGCCCAAAGTGCGCGAGGCGATCGCCCTTGCTATTGACTATGAGAAGATGATCGAGTTTGCCGGTAATGGCGCGGGCAAGTTGCAGCCATCGCCCCTCCACAGCGCTTTCTTCAATGATCTGCCGCTGCCGGAGCCCAAGCGGGATGTGGAGAAGGCCAAGGCGCTGCTTGCCGAAGCGGGCGTTCCCGACGGCTTCAAGATTGTGGCCGCCTTCCCGGCCATGAACGCCTATGGTGTGGACCTCACCCTGGCCATGCAGCTGATCCAGCAGAATCTCGCGGATATCGGCGTCGAGGTCGAGTTGCAGCCGGTGACCTTCCCCGTGTTCCGCGAGCGGATCACCGGTGATGGCATTCCCATGACCGTGTCCTATGCCATCCCTGGCTTCTTCGGCCCGTCCAACATGGTCAACTTCTTCGCCATGATGCCCGACACGGTTTGGGCCAAGCGGGCACATGCCGAGCGGGATCCGTCCATCATCAACCCGAAGGAAGCGGAGATCTACAAGCAGGCTCTGGCGGCGACCGGTGAAAAGCGCGACGAGCTTTATCACCAGCTCGCCGGCGAAATGACCAAGGATCGCATCATCATCCCTCTGATCAACCCGGACAATCTGCTGGTCCATCGCGCTGGTTTGAAGGGGGTCCGCGGCTCGGTATGTTGCTTGCTGCCAGTGGGCGAGCTTTCCGAGTAA
- a CDS encoding RidA family protein codes for MEDIKRTGRMAIGHKAVEHQGVVYVGGLIATDLTADMKGQTKQITEKIDAVLAEHGTSKDKLLSATIFVTDLSLRPKMNEAWAEWLSPENLPARATIGVADLGPNVLIEVTAVAAK; via the coding sequence ATGGAAGACATCAAGCGCACGGGCCGGATGGCCATAGGCCATAAGGCGGTCGAGCATCAGGGCGTGGTTTACGTCGGCGGGCTCATCGCCACCGATCTCACGGCCGATATGAAGGGTCAGACGAAACAGATCACCGAAAAGATTGATGCGGTTCTCGCCGAACACGGCACATCCAAGGACAAGTTGCTCTCGGCCACGATTTTCGTGACGGACTTGAGCCTGCGGCCCAAGATGAACGAGGCCTGGGCAGAGTGGCTTTCCCCTGAGAACCTGCCGGCCCGTGCGACGATCGGTGTGGCAGATCTCGGGCCGAATGTGCTGATCGAAGTCACCGCGGTCGCCGCGAAATAA
- a CDS encoding ABC transporter permease — MQRYIARRLLMMPILVLGIVTVAFLISHLSRGDPLTAIVSEREMDNPEVVAAAKARWGLDKSLPEQYLTYIGNLLTGDLGTSFVTKRPVTEDIGERFPATLELVIWAMIIGGTGGIILGVLAAYYRDTLIDHGARLFALIGSSMPVFWVGLGLLFLTSVKLGILPGPGRLDARISPPPFVTGMVTIDALLAGQFRVALDAAYHLILPAFVLGWTVTGIVSRLVRASMLDVLNQEYILTARAKGAGERRVLFHHALRNTLIPTLTVMGHSFAYLLTGAVLTETVFSWPGVGSYAVSAARSLDYPAIIGVTIVGGLAFLVTNLITDIAYAAANPKIRLS, encoded by the coding sequence ATGCAGCGTTATATTGCCCGCCGCCTTCTGATGATGCCGATCCTGGTGCTCGGCATTGTGACGGTTGCGTTCCTGATTTCCCATCTGTCCCGAGGCGATCCGCTCACGGCGATCGTGAGCGAGCGCGAGATGGACAATCCCGAAGTGGTCGCTGCTGCCAAGGCACGCTGGGGGCTGGATAAAAGCCTGCCGGAGCAATATCTCACCTATATCGGCAATCTGCTCACCGGCGATCTCGGCACATCCTTCGTGACCAAGCGACCGGTCACGGAAGATATCGGCGAGCGCTTTCCCGCCACGCTGGAACTGGTGATCTGGGCAATGATCATCGGCGGCACCGGCGGCATCATTCTAGGGGTCCTTGCCGCCTATTACCGCGATACGCTGATCGATCACGGCGCCCGCCTTTTTGCGCTGATCGGCTCATCCATGCCGGTATTCTGGGTCGGCCTCGGCTTGCTGTTTCTCACCTCCGTTAAGCTCGGTATCCTGCCTGGCCCGGGCCGGCTCGATGCTCGGATTTCACCGCCCCCTTTCGTGACCGGCATGGTCACGATCGATGCACTGTTGGCCGGCCAATTTCGGGTGGCGCTTGATGCCGCCTATCACCTCATCCTGCCGGCCTTCGTTCTAGGCTGGACCGTGACCGGTATTGTGTCGCGACTGGTGCGGGCGAGCATGCTCGATGTCCTCAATCAGGAATATATTCTCACGGCTCGGGCCAAGGGAGCAGGCGAGCGGCGCGTCCTGTTCCATCATGCGCTGCGCAACACGTTGATTCCGACGCTCACGGTCATGGGACATTCCTTCGCTTATCTGCTCACCGGCGCCGTTTTGACCGAGACGGTCTTCTCCTGGCCCGGCGTTGGCTCATACGCAGTGAGCGCGGCCCGGTCTTTGGACTATCCCGCGATCATCGGCGTCACCATTGTCGGCGGCTTGGCCTTTCTGGTCACCAACCTGATCACCGACATTGCCTATGCCGCGGCCAATCCGAAAATTCGCTTGAGCTGA